The genome window ATAATTTATGAACAGAGCTTTTTGGTCGCCTCTATATGTCGCTAATTGCTCTGTTAGCAACCGCTTAACTGCGACCATGGCGCAACAATAACTTACGGTAAAGCACGTTCGACCAGCTTATTAAGACTTCCATCATGCTGAAACCCTGCAGAGTCTGCCAATGGGGTTTCTAGGGGTGGGAAGCAACCGAATAATTGCTCGATCATAGGATCAACATCGTAACGCACCAGTTCATGCGCCTTTTGCTGGTAAACCGAGCCTATTGCTGATACTAACTCAGCCATACTAAAACAAAGCGTTGGTAGGGTAAATGTCCTCCCTGCCTCCATTTTGCTCTCTTCTACGACGGCCGCATGCATCAAATTTTCGACCACATTCGGTAATGACGATGCCCACGTTTTTGCCTCGGGAGACATCGGACAGACAAATGCGTGCCCTTGTGAGACTTGCCTAATGATGTCACTCAGAAAAGCTGACAGCTGCCCCGTTTCTGCAGGTGGACGAGCCAAAACACCAGGCAAACGCAGAGAGCGACCATCCACCCAGCCTCGGCGACTAAAGTCACTAATCATCACTTCACCTACCACCTTATGAGCGCCGTAACTCAATTGCGGGTTGAGTGGAGTGGCATCAGTAACTCGGTCAGGCAGTTGACCAAACACAGCAATACTACTGGCAAACACCAACCTAGGTTTACCCTGACCTGCCAGCGTCTGCCTTTTGCAGGCCTCTAGCAGTGTGATAGTGGCATCAATATTTACTTGACGCGCCAGCGCTTCATTCTGTTCTGCCATACCACCGGGAATACTGGCCAGATGAAAAATAACATCTATGGATGACTGTTTAAGAAGCTCAGACAACCATGTCTGATCAGCCAAGTCGCCGCTGTGCATTGCTATGGTTACGTTTTTCTTTACCGGCTTTGAGGGGAATGCGCTATCAAAGTGGCGATCGATCAACGTCAGTTCAGAAACGGCTTTTACCTCCCCTTCGCGTTTAAGCGAAGGGGGCATAGAAAGCAGGTAGTTGGTCAACGCTTGACCAACAAACCCATTAGCACCAGTGATTACAACATGCATGATGTGCCCTTTTTACTCTTTTTAAACGGAGGTGTTGGGCACAACTTTTTGCTCTATCACACCAAAAGGGCCTTCACGGCCGTCATCGAACACCGCTTGCATTCTCACCTTGTCACCAAAGCGCATAAATTGTGTTTTGATGTCGCCTAAGTCAATTTTTTCAATGACTCGTCGCTCAGCAATACATGCAGAACCCGCCGCTCTTGATTTATTAGATACGGTACCAGAGCCTAGTATGCAGCCAGCGGTCAGTTTCCGACTTCTTGCCGCATGCGCTATTAACTCAGGAAACGAAAAGTTCATTTCGCTGGCATGAGGCTCGCCAAAACGCTCATCGTTCCAAGTCACGTTCAGGTGCATATTGACACGGCCATTTTCCCAAGCGGCACCTAACTCATCCGGTGTTACGGCTATTGGTGCAAAACTTGACGAAGGCTTAGCCTGTAAAAAACCAAAGCCCGAGTTCATTTCTCGGGGGCCTAATGCTCGCAGGCTCCAATCGTTAATTTGAACAATTAATCGTATGGCTTGGGCCGCCTGCTCAACAGAAGCAGACATGGGAACTTCGGCCATCACGACACCAAACTCCCCTTCAAAATCAATTCCGTCAGCCTCGCTCGGCATTGGGATATCAACGGTTGGCCCCTGAAAATCATCGCTGGCTCCTTGATACATAACCGGAATTGTATCGAAGTCGGCAATAGGGTCTGTATTAAACGCTTCTTCCATTAATTTACCGTGATTTAAAAACGCTGAAGCGTCCAGCCACTGAGGGCTTCTCGGTAAAGGCGCGCTACAAACTGAGGGCTCAAAATCAAATGCATTGGTTAGCAGGCCATCATTCAACTGTTGATATAAAGCTTGTAAGTCTGCCTCTACGGCTTGCCAGTTTTGAACAGCCGTTAATAAGTTAGGGGCGATGGCTGAAGCATCGACAGCCTTACGTAAATCGTTAGAAACTAAATGTAAACGACCATCTAATGTACCATCAGGTAATGTTGCAAATTTCATGTAATCTCCTTGTTCCGATAAACCTGATTTATGCGATAGCTTTAGCTAGTTGGTCGTCATATTGCCCACCTACTAGAATGAACAAAATACGGCACATCTTTCCAGAGCGATTAGCCCAGGCATGATTGGTTCCTCTTTGAACAACAACACTACCCGGCTTTAAGACGGCTTCATCTTTATCAACAATGAGTGTTAACTCGCCTTCTATCACGATGCCGTAATCAACTGATTCCGTGCGATGCATCAGAGGATGCGGGGAATCGTTTTTGACAGTTGAAAGGTTTTCATCACCCACACTCGAAAACATATCTTTCATTTTTTCGTGGCCGTGCTGTAAGTACTCTTGCGTGTCCGGTGGAATATCAACAAATCGAATACGCGTACCTTCTTGTGGGGGCGGCAATACAACATCCCCTAGCGTGGGATCGACTTCAGTGGCACTAATCGGCGCTGGAGTCTTACTGGTATTCCACACTTCATGAAAACGAGTGCCGGGAACCGCCTCAAGGTCTACAACCGTTTTTAAAGGGCTATTATCAATAATAACCGCGTGGCCATTCTCATCATGCCCAGTGACCACTCGGTAAATGTCAGGAAAGCTCATAAACCAGCCTCTTAAAAATAAAAAAAAGCAGCGATCTCGGATCAGGAATCACGCTGCCCAAAGGATGCTAGATAGGTTGGCTCAGCGCGATAAGAGACTCTTTCATGATATTAGAGTGCTCTTCCTTATCACCTCCATGTATCTCTATGCGAGAAAGTTGAGCTGAGTTTTCAACCACTAATCGGCAGCGCTCCCAACGACGCTTAAAAAAGTTGTCTAGAGCCGTATCAAGCTCATTTGTTTTTATCAATTCTTCTGCGAGCACGATTCCACTTTCGATACCAATACCAGCACCCGAAGCCAAATGTGGTGTAGTAGCAGCAACCGTATCTCCAATCATGACTAGACGCCCACGGTTCCAGGAATCTTTTACCAGCACATTAGCTAACGGGCGGTAATCAATATTCGCTGTTTCTTCATAAGCATGAGGTATAAGTGATTGAACCGTGGGATTAGGAAACTCTTCCATTAACTTGGCAAACCTTTCAGGCCAAGTGGCGCGGTCCATCCGCTCTTTGATAGGACGGTCTTCGGTAATAAACATATACATGTGGGTATCTGAGACGGGATTAACACCCAGCTTCAAGTGGTTACCAATCCACATATTGACTCGCTTAATCTCTGGTGGCCGCGGCATAATGGCTCGCCAAACACCTTGACCAATGTATTCTGGCTCGGGTTCTTGCGGGAAAAACTTTTTACGTAAGCCGGAGTTAACTCCATCCGCTCCAACAACTAAATCGTATTCTTGAGAGGTGCCATCCGTAAACTCGACTTTGGCACTCTCATTAGTCAATGTAATCTCTTTATAGGTACACCCTAGTCGTACATTTACACCAGAAGCGATGGTCGTCTCGGACATGATTCGAGCCAGTGTTGGCCTAAAAATCCCCCCACTTCCACCAACGCTAGACCCTACGGGGCTAGGGGTAGGTAGCTCCATTAATAAAGGCCCGTGGGCTAAGTGCATACTTACACCATCAGTGACACAACCTTTTTTTACAACTTCTTCATAAAGGCCAAGCGTTTCAAGTGCACGCAATGTAGCACCATTGATAGTGATCCCAGCACCTAGCTCACACCATTCAGGGTCGATCTCCACTAGATCCACTTTAAAGCCATTGCGCCGCATACTAATCGATGCCGACATCCCGGAAAAACCACCACCAATAACCAACACGCTGTTTACAGCTGACATAGGCTTACTCCCATTAATTTTTATTCTTTTCTAAATCAGTGCGTGAAACCGAAGCATTACCCTCAGCATCAACGCAAATAACAATTTTTTTTAGCCGTTGTCCAAGACAAGGGCCTTGAATACAAAGCCCTGTTTTAGGTTCAAACAACGCTCCATGTGCATGGCAACATACATAGCTTTTAGCACTATTCATGTAGGCATCTTTTCGCCATGCCATGGGTGCCCCGTTAATATGCGGACATGCATTACGCCACCCAAAAAGCTGTCCATCTGACTTAACAACAAAAAAAACATCGTTGCCGTCATCATTGGTAAGAAAGCCTCTTGCACCTCCTTCCTCTAAGTCCTCAAGATTACCAAGAGGGTAACGGTCAGATACCTCGTTCATACAGTGACTGCATTTTTAGCTTCAACCGGTTGGCTGATGACATTAGGTTTTAAAAGAAAATGCGCTAGGGCAGGCAGCAAGATCAAAGCACCTAGCATGTTCCACAAGAACATAAATGACAGTAGCAACCCCATATCGGCTTGGAATTTAATCGGGCTGAACACCCAAGTAATAACACCGACCGAAAGCGTCACCCCGGTTAACATCACCACTTTTCCGGTAAAGTTCAGTGCTTTCAAATAGGATTGGGACAGACTGTGCCCTTCCCTTAGGCCGACTAATGTTATGGACAAAATATACAAGGCGTAGTCAATCCCGATACCTACACCAAGAGCAATAACGGGCAATGTGGCAACTTTTACACCCATCCCTAGTTGCACCATCAACGCTTCAACCATAATTGATGTCAGCATCAGCGGTAGGATTGCAACAATAACCGCCTTGATCGATCTAAAGGTCACAAACGACAGTAAACCAACGGCGCCATATACCAAGAACAGCATTTGATACCAGGCCGCTTTAACTGAAATATTAGTGGCTGCTTGAATACCAGCACTACCGGCAGCTAAGAGGAACTGAACCTGATCGGTATCATTTTGAGCAGCAAAATTCTCTACATGATTAACAACATTGGTTAATGTATCTGCTTTGTGATCTTGTAAGTAGACATACAAGGTTAATAAATTGCAGCTGTCATTATATAAACCGCGTGGCGCGCCAGCTGTCATGTAATTCAGCATGCTCTGGTTAGGTAAAAACTCATACCATTTAGGGTTGCCTTCATTAAGCCCTGACAAAACCCGTCGTGATAAAAGTGCTAAGGAGTTAGTAGATTCGACGCCAGGCAATTGTTTGAGCTGCCATTCTAATGTGTCAATTTTATTGAGTGTTTCGTATTGAGAACACTCGCCATCAGGCGTCTTAATCATGATGGCCAGCACATCACTTGAAGCACCATAGTGGTCGTTCATAAATGCGACATCGTTGTTGTAGCGGCTGTCTTTTCTCAGCTCTGGCGCGCCCTGATCAAGATCGCCTATCTTCAGTTGCGTGCTAAGTGCAAAGGCACCAATGGTGAGAAAGGCTCCTCCAACAAGCGCCCCTATAGCCCACTTACGTTGCGTAAATTTATCTAAAAAAGCCCATAGTTTTGGTGCTTGTTTTATATCGTAGCCCGCACTTTCATTAATAACACTGCGTTTAGCAGCACGAGGACTCACACCCACATATGACAGCAAAATTGGTAATAAAATAAGGTTAGTAAACACCAAAACGGCCACACCAATTGAAGCAGCTACAGCCAATTCTTGGATGACTTTAATGTCAATAACCAGTAATACAGCAAAACCAACCGCATCGGCTAATAACGCAGTTAAACCTGCCAAAAATAAACGGCGAAACGTAAAACGAGCGGCGACAAGCTTGCTATAACCGCGTCCGATGTCTTGCATTATGCCGTTCATTTTTTGAGCGCCATGGCTCATTCCGATGGCAAAAACTAAAAATGGGACAAGGATAGAATACGGGTCTAAAACATAACCCAATGTTGGTAGGATACCCAGTTGCCAGACCACCGCTAAAATAGATGCCGCTACAACTAACAACGTAGATCGAACACAGCGTGTGTACCAATAAACCATACCCGTAGCGATAAGCACGGCAAGAGCAAAGAAAGAGAGTACAGCCTCAACCCCTTCGATCAAATCCCCCATTACCTTAGTGAAACCGGTAATATGAACCTCTACACCTTTGTCTTGGTATTTAGTTCTCAGGTTTTCTAAAAGATCAGAGTATTTAGCGTAATCCAACGGCTCGCCAGTAGAGGCTTCACCTAAAAGCGGCATATAGATGATCGTTGATTGACCATCAACGGCGATTAGCTGCCCTATTTGACCTGAGCGCGCTACATTGTTTTTTAGCTGATCAAGGCTGGCAGGCGATCCGTCATAATCGTCTGGAATAACAGGCCCGCCATCAAGACCTTGCTCTGTTATACCTATCCAACGTGTCGAAGGAGTCCATAAAGACTTCATCTGTACACGATCGACGCCCGGCAACAAAAAAACTTCATCACTCATTTGGCGTAATATATCAAGGTACTCTGCCTGATAGATCGAACCCTTAGGGTTCACCACGGCTATCCTTAACGCATTACCTAACCCAGTTAATTCCTGCTCATACGTCAAATAGTTTTGTATGTATTCTTGGTTTTCCGGGAGCGTTTTTTCAAAGCTGGCATTAATCGTTAGCTTGGTAGCCTGCCATGCGAAGAAAACAGTCAACAAACTACAAATAAGAATAACGACTATCCGGTTATTGAATAGAACTCTTTCAAGTAATGATCCGGTTTGCGGATCAAACTCAGCAGTGCTTGCTGTTGAGGGGGATGGTTGATACTTCATTTTGCACTTCCTGAATCAAGAGAGATAGCGCCATTAATACTTAGCGCAAGCACATCGCCGTCTGATTTTTCCAAGATAAAGGTCAGAGGCGGTAAAGGTTTCTGATTCACTGGGACAAGGGTCGAATTTTTTAACCGAAGCAATAACCCTGCCTGGTTTGCAAATACCAACTGTCCATCTGAGTCAATTAAGGAGGCGGTAATAGTGGCCGGTATAGGGTTAATTAACTGCTTCCAATTTGCACCGTTGTCCTCTGAGACAAGCGTGTTACCTCGCAAACCAGCAAGCACTATTTGGTTCGCATCTGGTAGCTGAGCGGTGAAAAAACTACCTTCATAAGGCGTTTCAATGGTTTCGAAAGAATCGCCATTATTATTGGATAGAGCCACAAAACCTTGTTCACCGGCGATCAATATCCGATTCCCTTGCTTACGAACACTGTATAAGTGCAAACCAAACGGGTTATCGATCCGGGACATCCATGAATTCCATGTTTGGCCACCATCAAGACTTTCAAAGGCGAACCCATACGCACCCACTACCACTAGGTGCTCGGGGCTAATCAGTAACACATCAAGGAAAGGCTTATCTGGGCCATCATCCATCAAAAAACGAGCCGTTTCAGCGGCTTCTTGATCATCCTTTAATAAGGCATCGGTCAATAGAGACTCAACTAACGTGTTACCGTTTAGCAGAACCTTCCAGCTTTCACCACCATCGGTGGTTCCTAAAACGCTCCCACCATGACCTATGGCGTAACCGGTATGTTCATCAGCAAACGCCACACCGGTTAATGTCACACTGATCGGCGAAGGTACTTGGCGCCATGACTTTGCTTGATCATCGGATAATAAAATAAACCCCCGCTCCCCAACAGCGACCAAGGATTTACCGACATGCGCGCTAGCCAGCAGTACAGAACGTTGCCCTAGTGTGGATATTTCAGAAGGACGTTCGATTGCATCCTTAACAGCAGCGATCGACGCTTCATTCTGACCCAGCAGAGAGATACCCAAAGCAATTATCAACAAACGATGCCGGTTAGGTACGAGATACTTATGCACTAACTTGTTAACAATGTTCATATTTAATTGCCTCCCAACGCCAACTCTGACTTGGTAGAACTGGCTTGGCCCGCAAAGAACCGCGTAAAACAGATTAGCGTAATGGTTCCGAGTACCGCTACCGCTATTCCTATCCCGTGATAACCCACTAACTTAACGATAGTACCGCCCAAAACCGGCCCTATAGCAGCGCCAGACATTATCATGGCGGGCGTGGCTGCTAGTGCTCTACCCGATGTATCCAACTTAGCCACTAGGCCAAAGAAAAAGGGGTGCACAAAAATCAAGGCAGCCACAAAGAAAGCAGCCGATGCAGCATAAAACACAAAGCCGGTGGCATTCATCATGATGTTAGACAAGATCACCTGCAGAATAGGCATTACAAAAAGGACGATCCGTGGCGAAATTTTTTGCTGAAAGATACCCGCACAAACCGCGGCTATAATATTGATTAGCGCCAAAGCAATAAGCACCATGGTTATACGATCGGTGCCAAAATCGCGCTCTTGACCCACTCGCTCCATAAACGCAAAGGTCATCACTTGTGTTAGACCCATCAAGCTAAAGCCTACAACGCCATACCACACACAACTAGGAATCTTAGCGCTAGTCGGGCTCGTTACACCCTCTTTCTCTTGGGTATTTTTGGAATTTAAATCCATTCTTGGGAAAAATAATGCACACATGACACCTGCTATTACCATGGTTACACCAAAAATAGTAAACAGTGATTGCCCGCCCACAGACTGAATAACCTTGGGCGCGATTCCCATGAATAAAAAGCCCATAATCCCCAGAGCGAATCCGGCCATGGCAAATAATCTGTGAGGGTTTACGTAACGGGCTATGGTGCCATGCGCCATGCTCAGTGCGCAGCTTGCGCTTAAGCCGCCCATTGCATGTAAGGCCGCTAATTCTAAATAGACAGTGGTTTTAGAGGCTAAAAAGAAACAAACAGCGCTAACAAAAAACCCAGATGCAGCCACCAAACGGTGATTTAAACGTTTAAATTTAGGGGCGACTGTCAGGCTCGCTAACACAGCTCCCGCTAGGAAGAATGTTACTAAGCCTCCCGCTTCCTGGCTGTCAAATTGATAAAAAGCCACCAGCACCCCAACCCACAGCGGCATGGCGACCAAGTCAATCATGCCAGCACAATGAGAAATCATTAATGTGGCATTACCTTTAAACCCAAAACGGAAGCTCATAGCAAACCTCCTAGAATAGAGGTAATACTGGTGTGATCCTTAAAAGAATCAGCCCTACACTTCACAGACATCATCAACATATTCTTATCATCCACTTTGTTTATTGTTATCTTGTGGCAACAGTCATTTACTGTTGGAGGCTTCTTTTTTTAAGGTAGCCAGTGCATCCCAAGCTACCTTAAACAGCCTATTTCAAACCTTTTTTTATAGCTATTTGGTTCTTACTAATCATAATCTCCATTGTGTGGTGTATCTTTGCCCGGCGACCATTTTTCACGGTAGCGCAGTAAAAATGCTTGCGATGCGTCCGCACCCATAGGCGAAGTACGCGGCTCCCAGTTATGATCATGTAGGTCCATATCTGCATCCATTTCAATATGACACCCAAACGGGCTATTGAAATACCAGAACCAATTAGAACCAAATATATGACGACCAGGCCCCCAAAATGCTTGGTAACCTTTCTCAACAAATTGAGATCCGTTCTGCATTACTTCTGTTGGACCGCCAAAATGGAATGTGAAATGCTCTACACCTTTCATGAAAGGAGGAGCGCCAATTAAGAAGTGCGTGTGATGATCGAGCGTTCCGGCTGGCTGCAAAAACGGCCCAGCTCCCTCAAAGCGGTCGGTGCATCGAAAACCTAAGCGCTCTACATAAAACGCTTCAGCCTTAACTGGGTCAGGAACAAAGTAAACGATGTGTGATAACGTGCGTGGCCTAATTGGGCCCGCTTCAGTATTTATAGCGCGATGATTAACTGGCCTTTGGAAAGGTGAGCCAGGTACATTGGCTATCTCGCCTGATAAATTAACTGCTTTACGCTGTGTTACTTGGAAGCCAATCACAAACCCAGAATCATCAGTTGATTCAATAGAACCGTCAGCCAGCTGACGTACGTCTCGGTCTCTACTCAACTCAACACGAATAGCCTCTATAGTGCTTTCGTCAGCGACACCCATAACCGTTTTACGCATCATACAGCCATTGCCTATGCTGGCAGGCAAGCTATCATCATCAGTATGGGCCAATACAACCGCAGTTCCGTCTAAGGCTTCAAAGCGGCCACCCGCTTCTGTAACACCTACCGGGATTAAGCCGTAATCTGTTAAAAACGTTGAGCATGCTGCCACATCGTCGACACCAAAAATAATGGTTTCTAACCCTACAATCTTCATTTTTATTATCCTTAGGCCGTATGACCTTGTAACGTCTCTGCCACCCAATCCGCGATATATGCTCCTGCATTTGCGGAGTTATCAAAGCTAGAGTGCTGTACCCCGCCTTCACGGTCCGTAAAAATTTTTAGCTCACGCTTTGGGCTATTAATGAGTTGTTCGTAAGTACGATGAGCCCATTTCAAAGGGATCTGAGAATCTTTTTCACCGTGAGTAACAAGAAACGGGACTTTTATGCGATCTAACACACCATCTAGGTGTACGTTTTCAGCAATTTCCATGAACTCATCCATATCTTTTGCACCCCACACCCAACGCACATGTTCCCAATAATGAGGAACAGGGAAGCTGCCTTCTTTTTCAAGACGACGTTTTTGGACATCACGCCAATCATGGTTAGCGCCCCAAACAACACCACAAGCAAAGCGAGGTTCAAATGCAACCGCACGCGGACAGTAGTAACCGCCTAATGAAACACCTTCCATGCCAATGCGTTTAGCATCAATTTCATCTCGCGCTTCCAACCAATCAACAACACGGCTAGCCCAATGCTCGCTGTCGTAGCGGGCGGTTAGCCCATGTAAGCGAATGGCTTCACCCGTGCCGGGTTGGTCCACAATAAGGGAGGAGACACCGCGCTGAGCTAGCCAACGAGGCATGCCAACGCGGTATTTCATTTCTTTGGTTGAGTCCAGACCATTCACTTGCACCAAGATAGGAGCTTTACCCTCAACACCTTCGGCACGTACATACAATGCAGAAAGATGCTTACCTTCATAAGGAATCTCAACGCGTTCACAGTTTTCTTTTGAGAGCTCAAGTCCCCGCGCGAAAATGCTCAAGAAACGCTGATAAAGCGCTTCACGACCAGGAGAACCATGACCTTGCAGGCGCTCAGCCGTTAAATAGTAGGTAGCGGCGCGGCCATATTTGTCACCCGCTGAAATTAAACGACCCCGTTCTTCATCTTCTGCTGCGAGCTCACACAATTTATCAGCCATGCGCTCCCAGCTTTCACGAAACGCTTTTGAACCCGCGGCATCTTTAGCCTTTGCTGCCTCTTGCAATGGCGCACACATTTCTTGGATTTCACCAATACGAGCGCCCATTTCTAAGGCAAGGTTAATGGATAAATCCCAAGGGTAGTTGGTAGGGAAATAACGAAACATAAAAACTCCAAAAAAGTGAGACTAAAAGGCGTAAAAGCTTCAGGATAAAATTTGTGTTTGAAAGCCAAGGAAAACCTAGGAAGCAACGTAATCACGAAGGGGGAGATGAAAACGTTACAACCTAGATGTATTTCACTACTAAACTAGCTCAGCTTTATCGGGTACCTTGCCTAGCCAAACCCTGCCCTGTAAACGTTGAGGTTGGAAGGCGCTCAACGGGTCTGCTTTGAAACTTCTTCTCATTCATAACGTTGGCTAGGTAAGCTTCTCCAGAAAGGAGGTTATAGAACCCCATCGTCCGCGCAATTGTTCCTGGGAAATCAGGCATTACATAGTTGAACTGATACAACGTTTTCCACAGATCACCGTTCGAGTCCCAGCGATCTCCCAAGGACGCTTGCCAAGTGTCTTCGTCAACATAATAAACACTGCGCACGGCCTGATGGCGCTTGCCTTCAGCCAAGGTTGCCTCAACCACCCAAACACGGTGCAGCTCCCAGCGAACGGCTTCTGGATTCAAGTGATTGCCGGTGATGAGATCCTCATCGCTATATTGCAAAAAGCGATTCATGTTGTAAGGGATCAGCAGCTCTTTTTTGCCTAATAACTTCCAATTAAAGAGCTCTGTTTTACCCGAGAAAACGCTTAACTCATCAAACGACATCAGACCAGCTGTCGCAGGGGTTGGCGTATCGCAACAGGCATTGGGCAGCTTACGAACACGTCGCTGACCGGACAAATAAACATAAGATTGGCTTTTGTCAGCATCTATATTTGTACGACCGACTATTCGCTCACCAGCACGGATTGGCGGGCCATAGTTTTCTAAATTAACTTCCCAAAAGTAGCCATCAAAGCTGTCACTACTGCCGTCTTTAAAGTAATAAGGCATTTGGTTTTTTAGAAAACCATCAGTCGTTAATACAACCTTGCCATTGGAAGTAATTTGATACTGATTGATTTCAGTTTCCCAGCTACTTCCTTTCCACGACAGACGGTGGTTGTTAATTACTTCCAAACCACTTTGTGGAATTGGGAATGGAACCCCCCCATAGGCCCCAGAAATATTATGGCCGTCTAGGGTCGCTTTTTGCGCATTCTGAGCCGTGAAGTCGTAAACCCAATCTGGAGCCACCGCCGTTCGATGCGTAGGATAAACATCAAGCCGATAAGAGTCGGGATACTTTTTCAGCATTGCTTTAATGCCATCGCTCAACTTATCTGCATACTGATCCATATTGCTGAACGTAACCGAATAAAGGGGTTTTTCATCTTTAAAAGGATCTGCCCGCTTACCTCCTGCTACTTCTCCAGGT of Neptunomonas phycophila contains these proteins:
- a CDS encoding VOC family protein; the encoded protein is MKIVGLETIIFGVDDVAACSTFLTDYGLIPVGVTEAGGRFEALDGTAVVLAHTDDDSLPASIGNGCMMRKTVMGVADESTIEAIRVELSRDRDVRQLADGSIESTDDSGFVIGFQVTQRKAVNLSGEIANVPGSPFQRPVNHRAINTEAGPIRPRTLSHIVYFVPDPVKAEAFYVERLGFRCTDRFEGAGPFLQPAGTLDHHTHFLIGAPPFMKGVEHFTFHFGGPTEVMQNGSQFVEKGYQAFWGPGRHIFGSNWFWYFNSPFGCHIEMDADMDLHDHNWEPRTSPMGADASQAFLLRYREKWSPGKDTPHNGDYD
- a CDS encoding alpha/beta hydrolase family protein, coding for MFRYFPTNYPWDLSINLALEMGARIGEIQEMCAPLQEAAKAKDAAGSKAFRESWERMADKLCELAAEDEERGRLISAGDKYGRAATYYLTAERLQGHGSPGREALYQRFLSIFARGLELSKENCERVEIPYEGKHLSALYVRAEGVEGKAPILVQVNGLDSTKEMKYRVGMPRWLAQRGVSSLIVDQPGTGEAIRLHGLTARYDSEHWASRVVDWLEARDEIDAKRIGMEGVSLGGYYCPRAVAFEPRFACGVVWGANHDWRDVQKRRLEKEGSFPVPHYWEHVRWVWGAKDMDEFMEIAENVHLDGVLDRIKVPFLVTHGEKDSQIPLKWAHRTYEQLINSPKRELKIFTDREGGVQHSSFDNSANAGAYIADWVAETLQGHTA
- a CDS encoding DUF1329 domain-containing protein, with translation MNNNKKHPLSVLVASTVLGCFSMMAHAAVSPEEAARLGADLTPFGAEKAGNADGSIPAWTGGFNQKIPGEVAGGKRADPFKDEKPLYSVTFSNMDQYADKLSDGIKAMLKKYPDSYRLDVYPTHRTAVAPDWVYDFTAQNAQKATLDGHNISGAYGGVPFPIPQSGLEVINNHRLSWKGSSWETEINQYQITSNGKVVLTTDGFLKNQMPYYFKDGSSDSFDGYFWEVNLENYGPPIRAGERIVGRTNIDADKSQSYVYLSGQRRVRKLPNACCDTPTPATAGLMSFDELSVFSGKTELFNWKLLGKKELLIPYNMNRFLQYSDEDLITGNHLNPEAVRWELHRVWVVEATLAEGKRHQAVRSVYYVDEDTWQASLGDRWDSNGDLWKTLYQFNYVMPDFPGTIARTMGFYNLLSGEAYLANVMNEKKFQSRPVERLPTSTFTGQGLARQGTR